A part of Paenibacillus sp. IHBB 10380 genomic DNA contains:
- a CDS encoding GrpB family protein: MNIIVVEYDPNWNNEYLKEEHAIKEILQDELVNCFHVGSTSVPNLKAKPIIDILLVVNDINELDTYSVQFEDLGYEVMGEFGIKGRRYFRKGGDNRTHQIHAFQYDNIQEIERHLSFRDYLRQSPEICKEYGELKSKLADQYPTDIDGYGDGKDDFVKKIEKEALKWHWTTL, translated from the coding sequence ATGAATATCATAGTAGTAGAATATGATCCAAATTGGAACAATGAATATCTAAAAGAAGAACATGCAATAAAGGAGATTCTTCAAGATGAATTAGTGAACTGTTTTCATGTTGGGAGTACTTCTGTTCCAAATTTAAAAGCAAAACCGATCATTGACATTCTGCTTGTAGTTAACGACATCAATGAATTAGATACTTACTCTGTACAATTTGAAGATCTTGGATATGAGGTTATGGGTGAATTTGGAATCAAAGGGAGGAGATACTTCCGTAAGGGTGGAGACAATCGCACTCATCAAATTCATGCATTCCAGTATGATAATATTCAAGAAATCGAAAGGCACCTATCGTTCAGAGATTATCTTCGCCAAAGTCCAGAAATATGTAAGGAATACGGAGAATTAAAAAGTAAGCTTGCAGACCAATATCCAACTGACATTGATGGCTATGGTGACGGTAAAGATGATTTTGTCAAAAAAATAGAAAAAGAAGCTCTCAAATGGCATTGGACTACTCTCTGA
- a CDS encoding GNAT family N-acetyltransferase: MTAVPITIQPMQAKYNPQVGRLLVHGFRGKFQKLTSINDDDLALFFEKLFEHYPTEPASQRMVALQDGEVIGTISIKWKPESDVKQKQELPSWKSFNKLGKWNLLKMLIGLSLLDHKPQAGECYIADIVVHQDHRSKGIGKLLFQWAQHFAQTEPHLNVLSLHVVGSNPRAEQLYELLSFQTHLQKNSLVRHLLFNESKWDYMVLNLK; this comes from the coding sequence ATGACTGCAGTACCGATAACAATTCAACCTATGCAGGCCAAGTATAATCCACAGGTCGGCCGCTTGCTTGTTCACGGGTTTCGCGGAAAATTTCAAAAGTTGACGAGCATCAATGATGACGATCTCGCTCTTTTTTTCGAAAAGCTGTTTGAACATTATCCCACCGAACCGGCAAGTCAAAGAATGGTCGCCCTGCAAGATGGAGAGGTTATCGGAACGATATCTATCAAATGGAAGCCCGAATCTGACGTGAAGCAAAAGCAAGAGCTTCCTTCGTGGAAGAGCTTCAATAAGTTGGGGAAATGGAACCTGTTAAAAATGCTGATCGGGTTATCTTTATTAGATCATAAACCACAGGCTGGAGAGTGTTATATTGCAGACATTGTTGTCCATCAAGACCATCGAAGCAAGGGGATTGGAAAGCTATTATTTCAGTGGGCGCAGCATTTTGCGCAAACTGAGCCACACCTAAATGTGCTGAGCTTGCACGTCGTAGGTAGTAACCCACGTGCCGAGCAACTATACGAGCTCCTGTCATTCCAGACTCATTTACAAAAGAATAGCTTAGTGCGGCATCTTTTGTTCAATGAATCGAAATGGGATTATATGGTCTTGAATTTAAAATGA
- a CDS encoding alpha/beta hydrolase, giving the protein MYNYSKWYPINGVNQYVQVVSTNWDNPILIYLHGGPGDAALPLVEHFNSNLSENYTLIIWEQRGAGKSYYRFREDEHITINDFVLDLKVLIEKLLVEFKKEKICLMGHSWGSIIGMKFIISYPELIHFYIGVGQVICSQKMFKKSKEYMVSHIDNHRLKNRISSLNTKFNQNNWYSDLMFFMSQLIKQGVSLYGKSTYLSLYRYFIFSKNYSLIDCIKRLKGSEQSIVKLWHEVSEIDFSAYKNFQVPIAFIEGEYDYHASSEIVFDFYRSITSPKVYFSIKDTAHFPQWTRSDTFNLIVNSLNSSIFSNSNEIKEF; this is encoded by the coding sequence ATGTATAATTACAGCAAATGGTATCCCATAAATGGTGTTAACCAATATGTTCAAGTAGTAAGTACTAATTGGGATAATCCTATTTTAATATATTTACATGGCGGACCTGGTGATGCGGCACTACCTCTTGTTGAGCATTTTAATTCAAATTTATCCGAAAACTATACTTTAATCATTTGGGAGCAAAGGGGTGCTGGAAAATCATACTATAGGTTTAGAGAAGATGAACATATTACTATTAATGATTTTGTTCTTGACTTGAAGGTCTTAATTGAAAAACTCCTTGTTGAATTCAAAAAAGAGAAAATATGCTTAATGGGACATTCATGGGGAAGCATTATTGGAATGAAATTCATTATTTCGTATCCAGAATTGATACATTTTTATATTGGAGTTGGACAAGTTATTTGTTCGCAAAAAATGTTTAAAAAAAGTAAAGAATACATGGTAAGTCATATTGATAATCATCGTCTTAAAAACAGAATTTCTTCTCTAAACACAAAGTTTAATCAAAATAATTGGTATTCTGATTTAATGTTTTTTATGAGTCAACTAATCAAGCAAGGTGTTTCTCTTTATGGAAAAAGTACGTATTTATCATTATATCGCTATTTTATTTTTTCCAAAAACTATTCATTAATAGATTGTATAAAACGACTAAAAGGTTCTGAGCAGTCCATAGTTAAGCTATGGCACGAAGTATCAGAAATTGATTTTTCTGCTTATAAAAATTTTCAGGTTCCAATAGCTTTTATCGAAGGTGAGTATGATTATCATGCTTCCTCCGAAATAGTTTTTGATTTTTATCGAAGTATTACATCTCCTAAAGTCTATTTCAGTATAAAAGACACCGCCCATTTTCCCCAGTGGACAAGGTCTGACACCTTTAATTTGATTGTAAATTCTTTGAATAGTTCTATTTTTTCAAACAGTAATGAAATAAAGGAATTCTAG
- a CDS encoding sensor histidine kinase, whose amino-acid sequence MFQTLRLRLVLDIIITESERLAALSTNVLTLSKYENLEIVADKAPFRLDEQIRKSIVLMEPKWSAKEITVNVDLDKVIYSGNEDLTQQIWLNLLDNAIKFSYKGGFINITLAYENDKIRFVIQDDGPGMDDQTKAHIFDKFYQGDTSHSKTGYGLGLPLVKRIVELCGGDVGVQSQSGKGSIFTVVLPL is encoded by the coding sequence TTGTTTCAAACTTTACGGCTGCGTCTTGTCCTTGACATTATCATAACGGAATCAGAGCGTTTAGCTGCACTTTCCACCAATGTTCTTACTCTGTCAAAATACGAGAACCTTGAAATTGTTGCGGATAAAGCCCCGTTCAGGCTGGATGAACAAATTAGAAAGTCTATCGTTTTAATGGAGCCCAAATGGTCTGCAAAAGAGATTACCGTAAATGTGGACTTAGATAAGGTGATTTATAGCGGAAATGAAGATTTGACACAGCAGATATGGCTTAACCTTTTAGATAACGCCATTAAATTTTCCTATAAAGGTGGCTTTATAAATATTACCCTTGCATATGAAAATGACAAGATTCGGTTTGTTATACAAGATGACGGACCTGGCATGGACGATCAGACTAAAGCTCATATTTTCGATAAATTTTATCAGGGTGATACTTCTCATTCCAAAACAGGATACGGACTTGGACTTCCACTTGTAAAACGCATAGTGGAACTTTGCGGCGGTGACGTTGGCGTTCAAAGTCAATCGGGTAAAGGCAGCATATTTACCGTTGTATTGCCTTTATAA
- a CDS encoding ABC transporter permease: MMMGSNSTYLQELPENNDFILSQYDLIGEGSRMPTGKNEVVLVIDKYNRIDKAFFEKLAISEDTENYKLTDFIGKTILKVIPNDDYYTRNGDLYTAAAPADYEKLYDSDTGTKLTITGILRSKKDVSSNYLSPGIAYTTALTAAVVEDAQKSEIATAQKGSDKDVLLGTPLDNKAKDNALLMLGADSTPTGINIHPKDYESKDKIKEYLDKYNDGKSNDDQLIYSDMAEMISSITGTLLDTVTYVLSGFAAISLLVSTIMIGIITYVSVIERTKEIGILRSVGARKKDISRIFNAETLIIGFTAGMIGVGLSYLLQIPINTIISNLAGISGVASLNPLHAAVLVAGSMILTLIAGFIPSRMAAKKDPVVALRSE, translated from the coding sequence ATGATGATGGGTAGCAATAGCACCTACTTACAGGAACTTCCTGAAAATAATGACTTTATTTTATCTCAATATGATTTAATTGGTGAAGGAAGCAGGATGCCTACAGGAAAAAACGAAGTCGTTTTAGTTATTGATAAATATAACCGCATTGACAAAGCATTTTTTGAAAAACTTGCTATTTCTGAGGATACCGAAAATTATAAGCTGACTGATTTTATTGGCAAAACAATTTTAAAAGTAATACCGAATGATGATTACTATACTAGGAATGGAGATTTATACACTGCGGCTGCGCCTGCAGATTATGAAAAGCTGTATGACAGTGATACTGGAACAAAACTCACGATTACCGGCATTCTGCGTTCCAAAAAAGATGTGTCAAGCAACTATTTGTCACCGGGTATTGCATATACCACGGCACTCACCGCAGCTGTAGTTGAAGATGCGCAAAAGAGCGAAATTGCAACCGCCCAAAAAGGTTCAGATAAGGATGTTTTGCTTGGCACTCCTTTAGACAATAAGGCGAAGGATAATGCATTGTTAATGCTTGGAGCTGATTCCACTCCAACGGGTATCAATATTCATCCAAAGGATTACGAAAGCAAAGACAAGATAAAAGAATACCTTGATAAATACAATGATGGTAAATCAAACGATGATCAACTGATTTATTCTGATATGGCGGAAATGATTTCTTCCATAACAGGAACACTACTTGATACCGTAACTTATGTTTTAAGCGGATTTGCTGCTATTTCTCTCTTGGTCTCCACAATTATGATCGGTATTATAACGTATGTTTCGGTAATTGAGCGCACCAAAGAAATCGGCATCCTTCGCAGTGTGGGTGCACGTAAAAAAGACATTTCAAGGATATTTAATGCGGAAACGCTGATTATAGGATTCACGGCAGGAATGATTGGGGTAGGTCTTTCATATCTGCTTCAAATACCGATCAATACCATTATATCTAATCTGGCAGGAATTTCTGGAGTTGCAAGTCTTAACCCACTTCATGCAGCGGTGCTGGTTGCCGGAAGTATGATACTCACCTTAATTGCTGGATTTATTCCATCAAGAATGGCTGCAAAGAAAGATCCAGTTGTTGCACTTCGAAGCGAATAG
- a CDS encoding helix-turn-helix domain-containing protein, whose translation MKSEITISELANLMNVSVHQIRYFEEKGVLGPAYTDNNQYRMYGIEQVYQLAHILLLRKLGVSVQSINDCMTSYSADQYRQLLHHSLREVDAELLRLKELQHFIKKILHEQQNFNSQSNQYHIKRRDTTYFASWIEVDSHTKLNAKLLAEQTKRVPNLFESDIHYIYDGSSTITLCLETQGPGHFSLPGGNYLSMQSLIHEDDELKQMIEQLYDYATAQSYTIAGPLILIERSYLSLFSKNELYYELQFLIESATKSERGNHHDCSTDNNSTYAGQV comes from the coding sequence ATGAAGAGTGAAATTACGATTAGTGAATTAGCCAATCTTATGAATGTGTCTGTTCATCAAATTCGTTATTTTGAAGAGAAAGGAGTTCTTGGGCCCGCTTATACAGATAACAATCAGTATAGAATGTACGGCATTGAGCAAGTATACCAGCTTGCACATATTCTATTGCTTCGCAAGCTGGGAGTGTCTGTTCAGTCCATAAATGATTGTATGACCTCCTATTCTGCGGATCAATATCGACAGCTTCTTCATCATTCCTTGCGGGAAGTCGATGCTGAGTTGCTGCGGCTCAAAGAGCTTCAGCATTTCATCAAAAAAATTTTGCATGAACAGCAGAACTTTAATTCGCAGTCCAACCAGTATCACATAAAGCGGCGAGACACCACCTACTTTGCAAGTTGGATTGAAGTGGATTCACACACTAAACTTAATGCCAAACTTTTGGCTGAACAAACGAAGCGCGTTCCGAACTTGTTCGAATCGGACATTCATTATATATATGATGGTTCGAGCACAATTACCTTATGCCTAGAAACTCAAGGGCCTGGCCATTTTTCTTTACCTGGAGGCAATTACCTTTCCATGCAGAGCCTAATTCATGAAGATGATGAGCTCAAACAAATGATTGAACAGTTGTACGACTATGCGACTGCGCAATCTTATACCATAGCTGGACCCCTAATCCTTATTGAAAGATCCTATTTATCGTTATTTAGCAAGAACGAGTTGTATTACGAGTTGCAATTCTTGATCGAATCGGCAACAAAATCCGAAAGGGGGAACCATCATGACTGCAGTACCGATAACAATTCAACCTATGCAGGCCAAGTATAA